GCGCCCAGTCGCAGCAGTCAGACCGGGGCTCACAGCAGAGCGAGCGGCCGAGGGAAGCCCCCAAGCCGCAGCCGTCGCCTCAGGCGCAGTCGCCGAGTCACTCCCGGCCCTCGGGCGGCTCGCCGTCCTGGTCGCCTTCGGGCTCGTCCGCACCGAGCCGGCCGCAGACGCACCAGAGCCAGCCCTGGTCGTGGGGTGGCGGCTCGTCGTCCGGTAGCCAGCCCCAAGCCGGATCGCGGCCTCCGTCGGCCCCCTCCTGGTCGTGGGGCGCCCCCTCACGGCCGCAGCCGACCCAGCCTGACCGCCCGCAGAGCGGTTGGTCGTGGGGCGGCAGTTCATCGTCCGGCGGCCGGCCTCAGGCCGGATCGCAGGCTCCGTCCCGCTCCCAGTGGTCGTGGAGCACTCCCACACCGCCGCAGCCTTCGCAGCCGCAGCGGCCGCAGAGCGGCTCGTCCTGGAGCGGCGGCCCGAGCGGCGACAAGCCCCAGAGCGGGCGCACGGCCCCGACTCCGCCCTGGCGCAACCCCGGACCGAGCAGCGGCGCCGACCGGTGGAACCGCTCCGCTCCGCCCTCCACGCCGCCTTCTGGGCCCGGCAGCGCCGACCGTGACCGGCCCGGTGGGCCTGGCGGCCACGACGGACCCGGTGGTCCTGACCGTGACCGTCCCGGTGGGCCCGGCGGCCACGACGGCCCTGGCGGGTTCGACCGCGACCGGCACGATGGACCTGGCGGCTACGGCGGGCACCATGATGACGATCGTCGCTTCCGCTGCGGACGACCCGACTTCGGGTATCGGCCCGAGCACCCGTACCGCTTCCACCACTCACACTTCGTGGACTTCCGGCTGTTCATTGACATCTTCAGCACCGACGACTGCCGCCTGTACCGGTCGCCCCAGTTGTACGAGTACCAGTTTGAGGGAGCAGAGATATGGGCGGCCGACGGCACCTTCCTGGGTGTCATCGCCCCGGGCTACAGCGTCTACGAGTCCATCGCCAACCCCGACGGGCCGTATGGCAACCGCTGGTCCCCGCGCAGCATCTGGAACCACAACTGCCCGTATGGCTCCTACTACAACTCGCTCAGCCCCTGGGACCCGGACACCTGGACACCCCCGCGGCTGTACCGAGATGGCGACTTCATCGGCTACCTGACGGTCAACACCGATCTGGCGCCGCGCGTGGGGCCGATGTGGCTGGCCCGGTGGCTGCGGCCGTACAACTACCTGGACTATCGCTAGACCCCTGTCGTCCCTGTCTCTCCCGCGCGAGCCGCAGGCCCTCCGACCTGCGGCTCGCGGCCTATCTGGCCGCCCGCCAGCGAAGTGGTATCTTGACATTTACTACCATATGTAGTATACGTACTTCGGTGGTAACCGGAGACGGGTCGCGTGCCCTCACGGTAGCGCGGAACCTGAGCCCGACGACGGGAAGCACCTGACGAAGCGCGGCCGAGGCCGCTGGAGAAGAGATCACCATGAAACGCAACGCGTGGCTCACACTGCTGGTGTCTGCGCTGGGGGCGCTGATGGCGTACCAGGCGGCGGCCCAGGGGGCGGGGGCCTCGCAGCCGCGTCGCGACCCCGCTCGGGCCTACAGCGCGGCCGAGGTGCAGTCCCAAGGGCCGCGGGGGGGCAGGCGGCCCGCCACCAACTTGCACGGGCCCCACTCCAACGGCGAGGGCTGGTCTGTGCCCTCACCGGGCGACAAGCCTGACCGTGACAGGCCCGACGGCGACAAGCCTGGCCGGGATAAGCCCGACGGCGACAAGCCCGGCCGCGACAAACCGCCCACACACGATGACCACAACAATGGCGGCCCGCCCCCGGGAGGCCCGGGCCACGGTGGGCCGGGCCACGGTGGGCCGGGCCATGGTGACGGCGGCGGACATGGTTGGTGGGGACCGGACAGGCCGAGCTGGAACCTGGGCCCGAGCCGCTACCACCGCCCGCACTACTGGAGCATGCCGGGATACTACCCCAACTTCTACTACTACTACGACTGGTACTACCCCCGGTACTGGGACTACCCGAACTGGGCCGAGGACGAGGACGAGAGCCGGGGCGACTGGGACAACTACGATACCGCCTACCCGCCGGACCCGCAATTGCTGGGGCGCATCGTGGGGGCCGAGATCTGGGCTGCCGACGGCACCTACCTCGGCGTGATTGACCCGGACCGCAAGAACAAGGATTCCATCTGCAACTCCGACGGCCAGTACGGCAGCTTCTACTCGTCCACGAGCATCCTCAACCCACGCAGCGACTATGGCGCGGGCAAGGGTGAGCTGAGCTGCTGGGACCCGACTACTTCCACGCCGCCGCGCCTCTTCTGGCACGGGCGCTTCGTGGGCTACCTGTCCACCAACCGCGACCTGCACCCGCGCACCGATCCCGCCTGGGTGCTCGAGCGCTGGCTCCCGGACGCGCGCGCCGAAGACTAGACCATGCTGCCATCGCCAGAGCCGCAGACTCACCCGAGCCTGCGGCTCTTTGCTTTGGGGGCGCGGAATCGTGGCTCCTAAGGAGGTATGAAGGCGGTACACGGCGAATCTCCCACTAAGACGCTGGTTCGTGCCTATTCTGGCGACGTCGAGATTGAGGACAGGGAGCGGCGCTCATGAGCTTCAACGTCAACCTGGGCGGGGTAGGCGTGAACCCCGGACGAGCCGCCGCGGGCGGGTGCGGCTCTGTCTTCGGCATGCTCTTCGGCATTGTCCTCATTCCTCTGAGCTTCTTCATGGTGTACTACGGCGAAGCCAAGCTGGTGAACCACGGCGTGGTGTTCGCGCGCACAGCCATGGTCACCGCTGACGCCGCCGCGGCCTCGGCAGGAGGCCAGCTCGTCAAGTTCAAGGGCCGCCCCACGGGCGACTTCATCCGGTCGGAGCGCTACGGCAAGCCGGTCTTGTATTGGCACAGGTCGCTGGAGCAGTATGAGGCGGACCGCGACTCCGAGGGGCATGTGGACTACGACTGGGAGACGAAGTCCAGCGCGAGCCAGTGGGCCAGCTTCAGCATCAGCGGCATCCAGATTGTCGCCGACAAGGCGAATGCTGTCGGTGAGAAGACGGTCTTCAAGGGCGTGCGACGCCCCTCCGACAAGGACTTTCGCACGGACCGCCTGGACCAGACCCCGCAGGTCGGGGACCAGCGGCTGACGGTCCAGGTCATTGACGCGGACCAGGAGCTGATCGTGCTCGGGCAG
This sequence is a window from bacterium. Protein-coding genes within it:
- a CDS encoding TMEM43 family protein, which gives rise to MSFNVNLGGVGVNPGRAAAGGCGSVFGMLFGIVLIPLSFFMVYYGEAKLVNHGVVFARTAMVTADAAAASAGGQLVKFKGRPTGDFIRSERYGKPVLYWHRSLEQYEADRDSEGHVDYDWETKSSASQWASFSISGIQIVADKANAVGEKTVFKGVRRPSDKDFRTDRLDQTPQVGDQRLTVQVIDADQELIVLGQVTGKSCSGGSSFVVSALDEAGTAAALRLEYKIMYWVLKGGAVLVMWMGLLSFFGPLMSLVGWVPLLGQRLSGALAFGALFMSLVVVGVTTVAVQYFWVIVAIVVAVILVLTIRGITSPRQRPGTVPPVGATYVPPPSVPLPGATPPPPAPTTYAPPPATMPPPPGTPPPPPPSN